One window of Curtobacterium sp. 458 genomic DNA carries:
- a CDS encoding MFS transporter, with protein sequence MGDVVSTLRRVPGFRSYWSAATVSSFGSAVSAVAVPVLVVTVLHASPFEVGLVNAAQFLPYALFGLIVGAYVDRVQRKPLLIWASVGRGACLGTIPVLWLTGVLNLWATAAALFVFGILSVVGFAATQSLLPRIVPRNLLLAANARVDQSDAAAQTAGPALGGVLVSIVTAPVAIAIDAVSYIVDALLIARVPVNEQMPARRVGSRLRGEIADGLRWTYGHPTLAPLAMSTHLWFLANAAALTVFATLALRTLALPAAVYGAIIAVSGVAMLLGATAAPRLGVRFGAGRTIIAARAAYPVAWAAVTLATLGVGVAAPPATVVVLFVAFAVHGAAAGCENANEMSLRQSVTPDALLGRMNGTMRSANRTLAAAGAVGGGALMTVAGDGFALLAVTLVFAGAVLVATCSPLRTNAFQ encoded by the coding sequence ATGGGCGACGTCGTGAGCACGCTGCGTCGGGTTCCCGGTTTCCGCTCGTACTGGTCTGCCGCAACGGTCTCCTCCTTCGGATCGGCGGTGAGTGCAGTCGCTGTTCCGGTTCTCGTGGTCACGGTGCTGCATGCCAGTCCTTTCGAGGTGGGGCTGGTGAATGCCGCCCAGTTCCTTCCGTACGCACTGTTCGGTCTGATCGTCGGCGCCTACGTCGACCGTGTGCAACGGAAGCCGCTGCTGATTTGGGCGAGTGTCGGCCGCGGCGCGTGCCTCGGCACGATTCCGGTCCTTTGGCTGACCGGGGTCCTGAACCTCTGGGCCACGGCTGCGGCGCTGTTCGTGTTCGGCATCCTCTCCGTCGTGGGCTTCGCCGCCACCCAGTCGCTCCTGCCGCGGATCGTGCCCCGGAACCTCCTCCTGGCGGCCAACGCTCGGGTGGACCAGAGCGACGCAGCCGCACAGACCGCGGGCCCAGCGCTCGGAGGCGTCCTGGTCAGTATCGTGACTGCACCGGTGGCGATCGCGATCGACGCCGTGAGCTACATCGTCGACGCGCTGCTCATCGCGCGGGTGCCCGTCAACGAGCAGATGCCCGCCCGCCGAGTCGGTTCGCGGCTCCGGGGAGAGATCGCCGATGGCCTGCGGTGGACCTACGGGCACCCGACGCTCGCACCGCTGGCCATGTCCACCCACCTCTGGTTCCTCGCCAACGCCGCCGCCCTGACAGTGTTCGCGACCCTCGCGCTCCGCACGCTCGCACTCCCGGCGGCCGTCTACGGAGCGATCATCGCCGTGAGCGGCGTCGCAATGCTCCTCGGCGCGACTGCTGCTCCGCGTCTCGGCGTCCGATTCGGTGCTGGCCGCACGATCATCGCCGCACGAGCCGCGTATCCCGTCGCGTGGGCAGCCGTCACACTCGCAACCCTCGGTGTCGGCGTTGCAGCACCCCCGGCGACTGTCGTGGTCCTCTTCGTCGCTTTCGCCGTTCACGGCGCTGCCGCGGGGTGCGAAAACGCGAACGAGATGAGCCTCCGCCAGAGCGTCACACCGGACGCACTCCTCGGGCGCATGAACGGCACGATGCGCAGCGCGAACCGAACGCTCGCGGCTGCAGGAGCAGTGGGTGGCGGCGCTCTCATGACCGTTGCTGGTGACGGCTTCGCGTTGCTCGCGGTGACACTAGTCTTCGCCGGCGCCGTGCTAGTTGCTACGTGCTCTCCATTGCGGACAAACGCCTTCCAATAG
- a CDS encoding antitoxin VbhA family protein, with the protein MMRLVSLHLSNDRILWGHVLLEDTDNPDGGLAQILIRPVNGEPGYELYDNTNTVLTDLTVPAVREANRIVQTLLIPASEIARREKSVRTVIHSGYLEGFPDDMPWQSQLWMYARGEVTREQLSAYADEGRQLPRQPEHSPVAPADVPEDWWQTTQARIRRNLLETTLTEPEVAAALQVSIDDVGALFEANRLLSFDLDGEERIPDWQLVKPALPELGDPASLLPGLDVLYAAAPQPLLDAAAMTEFMTTPLDFLTVDERVLTPLDWMREGRPLTTIIALFRGRRWRP; encoded by the coding sequence ATGATGCGTCTGGTGTCCCTGCACCTGTCGAACGACCGGATCCTCTGGGGGCACGTCCTCCTCGAGGACACCGACAACCCCGACGGCGGCCTGGCGCAGATCCTCATCCGGCCCGTCAACGGGGAGCCCGGGTACGAGCTCTACGACAACACCAACACCGTCCTGACTGACCTCACTGTGCCGGCGGTGCGGGAAGCGAACCGCATCGTGCAGACCCTCCTCATCCCCGCCTCCGAGATCGCGCGCAGGGAGAAGTCGGTGCGGACGGTGATTCACTCCGGCTACTTGGAAGGGTTCCCGGATGACATGCCGTGGCAGTCGCAGCTGTGGATGTACGCCCGCGGGGAAGTCACCCGTGAACAGCTCTCCGCGTACGCCGACGAAGGCCGACAGCTCCCCCGACAACCCGAACACTCCCCCGTCGCACCAGCGGACGTGCCCGAGGACTGGTGGCAGACCACGCAAGCCCGCATCCGCCGGAACCTCCTCGAGACGACGCTCACCGAACCCGAAGTCGCCGCCGCCTTGCAGGTCAGCATCGACGACGTCGGGGCCCTGTTCGAGGCGAACCGGCTGCTCAGCTTCGACCTCGACGGTGAAGAACGTATCCCCGACTGGCAACTCGTCAAGCCCGCCCTCCCCGAGCTCGGCGACCCGGCGTCACTGCTGCCAGGCCTCGACGTCCTCTACGCGGCAGCACCACAACCGCTCCTCGACGCGGCAGCGATGACGGAGTTCATGACCACACCCCTGGACTTCCTCACCGTCGACGAACGAGTCCTGACACCGCTCGACTGGATGCGGGAAGGACGACCGCTGACGACGATCATCGCCCTGTTCCGCGGCCGACGGTGGCGGCCATGA
- a CDS encoding LuxR C-terminal-related transcriptional regulator, translated as MGTEDRDAARRKLSAEELAVLQGIARGDDFNTIARKLSLAPATIAYHATKLRRLLNAPNLPALVAIAFVIGLLTNDVVGLDFLLDLSE; from the coding sequence GTGGGGACCGAAGACCGAGACGCGGCACGGCGGAAGCTGTCAGCCGAGGAACTCGCCGTGCTCCAAGGCATCGCCCGCGGCGACGACTTCAACACTATCGCCCGCAAACTCTCACTCGCACCCGCAACGATCGCCTACCACGCGACAAAGCTTCGGCGGCTCCTCAACGCACCAAACCTGCCCGCTCTCGTCGCCATAGCCTTCGTGATCGGGCTCCTGACCAACGACGTCGTCGGGCTCGACTTCCTGCTCGACCTCAGCGAGTGA
- a CDS encoding RHS repeat-associated core domain-containing protein: MGSRWICRPRTGPRACGSSTESGTRPPQSPTPARRRTRCTTTRTERSASTDQDKTSIQWQQNPYGFKAGLRSSNTDNGLTKFGYRWKSSATGGWIERDTLDAPLSPTNANRYAYAGSDPINLADPTGRVSGADVAGIFAGAAAGAAVATVVCGVTAGAGCGAGVYFAGFLGSSIGSAVGSATTAALNGDDTQEAFLNGQGTGAVGGALGPAGRFFPKVRL; encoded by the coding sequence CTGGGCAGCCGATGGATCTGCAGACCACGGACGGGACCACGAGCATGTGGGTCGTCGACGGAATCGGGAACCCGACCGCCGCAATCACCGACGCCGGCGCGAAGGCGTACGAGGTGCACTACGACCCGTACGGAGCGGAGCGCATCCACCGACCAGGACAAGACCAGCATCCAGTGGCAGCAGAACCCATACGGATTCAAGGCCGGCCTCCGCTCAAGCAACACCGACAACGGGCTCACCAAGTTCGGATACCGGTGGAAGTCCAGCGCCACCGGCGGGTGGATAGAACGCGACACCCTCGACGCACCACTCAGCCCGACCAACGCCAACCGATACGCCTACGCCGGAAGCGATCCAATCAATCTCGCGGATCCAACTGGACGCGTCTCGGGCGCTGACGTCGCAGGGATCTTTGCCGGTGCCGCCGCAGGAGCTGCAGTCGCTACCGTAGTGTGCGGTGTGACAGCAGGTGCCGGTTGTGGAGCGGGCGTCTATTTCGCCGGATTCCTTGGATCCTCGATTGGTTCGGCTGTGGGATCGGCAACTACCGCAGCCCTCAACGGTGACGATACCCAGGAGGCGTTCTTGAATGGTCAAGGAACTGGCGCAGTCGGCGGTGCGTTGGGACCAGCCGGCCGGTTCTTCCCCAAGGTTCGACTATGA
- a CDS encoding RHS repeat-associated core domain-containing protein has translation MVTYNSDGRGAASDTSTLAVGANGTIQVEADTSGILYLDVQGYYTTTGGGAGVAPGGFVPLPGTRIVDTRNGTGAAQATIPSGGSLTVQVGGQGGVASTASAVAANIIVVNGSSTAGYVTPYPAGGTKPSESLHYVAGSGIATSNTVQVALSSSGQVTIANTGGTVNIVIDVQGYFAATTVGGSFTPASGAGLHDSRASGNTTPTAGSTTVITADGVAGVPGLGHGVSAVALQLTAINSGSSGGNAEMWADGAAKPPTTSINFSGNDIRSNTIIVAVGTNGKIDLYTSSTTDYQVLVEGWYNALPTGPSTTNLTGSRSSATNLSFPVDDRTSAQVDVATGNLLLSTNALTMTGVTSSVAIGAAYNSRGTETASTVAPDANKWAYALDGAGSLSNNANGVVYTGPDGSTWQFTAGAGGTFTAPAGLDATLVQTSGGYKLTSWTSNQVVHFNLAGQPTSVIDRYSNEVDLNYNNYLLSTVVTNAGPSAARTASVAYSNGTTTISQTDGTNTRTVSWSKNSSGNITSFVDADGKTTTFTYSGTDLTSVTAPDGGKTTFTYNGSDQVTEVDQPTATSATAATRFSYVSSTETQVASPNTDSTQSVASVAHTDYTLDPSTHDVLSAVDPDGNTRSASYNPDNNAAASTTAGSGSESTTTNGTWSGNTATSKKVSLTQVQSTSGASGSQTTGPAATATYANSGAAAYLPSQTTDGDGNTTKISYDTQGGISGSSVNGSGGSGPSSASQATLTRNTNGTLKSATSPGNQAANLSTQYGYDANSQLKTVTPPTIAANTGTQLGTKTYTYDGYGRMASESDGNGHTTSYTYDDDDRQLTESFSDGTTTVTNTYDGNGNELTSASAGGTITNTYDPVGHLTSTQNSAGGSTISYTYDRVGNELTSTNGAGTVTYAYDAANVLWAMTYPHGSGTETDRYKIDSQSRLTDAYTAAGANASNTTNATNTQPTSFQGHIHTTYDQGTGRESEVVASTGQDANKVFDTTYSYTTASGASSNQLQSATDTLTGKVTHYGYVDSNGNSTTRLTGVTQTGGTDDVNWAYTYDADGNRTAATESGAATFNQALSYNVNDQIDSAGYSYDAAGNMTAAPGATYAYNGAEQLTSETLNGTTTNYTYAGAAQDQLLTATTGSTTTSYTYGQSGIDTFTSNGSTSRVLANPSGQVLDLTDANGDTAAFVVDGIGNQVGALTDTGSNAFTVSYDPYGTGDVTTGSTSPFWTQNPFGFKVGARASQTQNAIVRFGLRWYLPTTGTWTQRDTLDAPLDPNNADRYAYAGDDPTNGSDPAGNSYTSYGLDLCLDVCLGPSLDVSDDGGPWGFSTSVGAGEGFSVGTAEHSGEVERGAETDFECELGNYGLGYSSSGGWSVGEQSDYSEEVKCSLERDLTATF, from the coding sequence ATGGTGACGTACAACAGTGATGGTCGAGGGGCAGCGTCGGACACGTCAACGCTCGCGGTCGGCGCGAACGGCACGATCCAGGTGGAAGCAGACACGAGCGGGATCTTGTACCTCGACGTGCAGGGCTACTACACGACCACCGGTGGAGGCGCCGGGGTTGCTCCGGGCGGCTTCGTTCCGCTGCCGGGAACGCGGATCGTCGATACGCGGAACGGGACCGGTGCCGCGCAAGCGACGATTCCGTCGGGTGGGTCGCTGACAGTGCAGGTCGGCGGTCAGGGCGGTGTTGCGTCGACCGCGTCAGCGGTCGCGGCGAACATCATCGTCGTCAACGGGTCGTCGACAGCAGGGTACGTCACGCCGTATCCGGCAGGCGGAACCAAGCCCTCCGAGTCGCTGCACTACGTCGCGGGTTCTGGGATCGCGACGTCGAACACGGTGCAGGTCGCGTTGAGCTCGTCCGGGCAGGTGACGATCGCGAACACGGGCGGCACGGTCAACATCGTCATCGACGTGCAGGGGTACTTCGCCGCGACCACTGTCGGCGGATCCTTTACCCCGGCGTCCGGAGCCGGCTTGCACGACAGCCGCGCGTCCGGGAACACCACACCGACTGCTGGGTCGACGACCGTCATCACCGCTGATGGTGTCGCCGGCGTCCCGGGCCTCGGCCACGGGGTCTCCGCCGTCGCGCTGCAGCTCACTGCGATCAACTCAGGCAGCAGCGGTGGGAACGCGGAGATGTGGGCGGACGGGGCAGCGAAGCCGCCGACCACGTCGATCAACTTCAGCGGAAACGACATCCGGTCGAACACGATCATCGTCGCGGTCGGCACGAACGGGAAGATCGACCTCTACACGTCATCGACCACCGACTACCAGGTGCTCGTCGAAGGCTGGTACAACGCGCTTCCCACGGGCCCGTCGACGACGAACCTGACCGGGTCGCGGTCGTCGGCGACGAACCTGTCGTTCCCGGTCGATGACCGCACCAGCGCGCAGGTCGACGTCGCGACCGGCAATCTGCTGCTCTCGACCAATGCGTTGACGATGACCGGCGTCACCAGTTCCGTCGCCATCGGCGCCGCATACAACTCCCGCGGAACGGAGACGGCCAGCACGGTCGCGCCGGATGCGAACAAATGGGCGTACGCGCTCGACGGCGCCGGGTCCCTGTCGAACAACGCCAACGGAGTCGTCTACACCGGGCCGGACGGGTCGACGTGGCAGTTTACCGCCGGCGCCGGCGGGACATTCACCGCCCCGGCCGGCCTGGACGCCACGCTCGTGCAAACATCGGGTGGCTACAAGCTGACGTCTTGGACCTCCAACCAGGTCGTCCACTTCAACCTCGCCGGTCAGCCAACCAGTGTCATCGACCGTTACTCGAACGAGGTGGACCTGAACTACAACAATTACCTATTGAGCACCGTCGTCACGAACGCTGGCCCTTCTGCGGCTCGGACTGCGTCGGTGGCGTACAGCAACGGCACGACCACGATCAGCCAGACCGACGGGACCAACACCCGCACCGTGTCGTGGTCGAAGAACAGCAGCGGCAACATCACCTCGTTCGTCGACGCCGACGGGAAGACCACCACCTTCACCTACTCCGGCACTGACCTGACCTCGGTCACAGCACCGGACGGCGGGAAGACAACGTTCACCTACAACGGCTCCGACCAGGTCACCGAGGTCGACCAGCCGACCGCAACATCCGCCACCGCGGCCACACGGTTCAGCTACGTCTCGAGCACGGAGACGCAGGTCGCGTCCCCGAACACGGACAGCACCCAGTCGGTCGCGTCCGTCGCGCACACCGACTACACCCTCGACCCGTCTACCCACGATGTGTTGAGCGCGGTTGACCCGGACGGCAACACCCGGTCGGCGTCCTACAACCCGGACAACAACGCTGCAGCCTCCACGACAGCGGGCTCGGGTAGTGAGTCGACGACGACGAACGGGACATGGAGCGGCAACACTGCGACGTCGAAGAAGGTGTCGCTGACACAGGTGCAATCCACGTCCGGAGCGTCTGGCAGCCAGACCACCGGCCCAGCGGCGACCGCGACGTACGCCAACTCTGGCGCGGCGGCGTACCTGCCCAGTCAGACGACCGACGGCGACGGCAACACCACGAAGATCTCCTACGACACGCAGGGTGGGATCAGCGGCAGCTCGGTGAACGGCAGCGGCGGCAGCGGACCGAGCTCGGCGTCGCAGGCAACCCTGACGCGCAACACGAACGGCACCCTCAAGAGCGCTACGTCGCCGGGGAACCAAGCAGCGAACCTCTCGACGCAGTACGGCTACGACGCGAATTCGCAGCTGAAGACCGTGACGCCTCCGACGATCGCGGCGAACACCGGGACGCAGCTCGGCACGAAGACGTACACGTACGACGGGTATGGGCGGATGGCATCCGAGAGCGACGGCAACGGCCACACGACCTCGTACACCTACGACGACGATGACCGGCAGCTCACGGAGTCCTTCTCGGATGGCACCACAACAGTCACGAACACCTACGACGGCAACGGCAACGAGCTCACCAGCGCCTCCGCGGGTGGGACGATCACGAACACCTACGATCCGGTCGGCCACTTGACGAGCACGCAGAACTCCGCCGGCGGGTCGACGATCTCGTACACGTACGACCGGGTCGGCAATGAGCTCACCAGCACCAACGGTGCAGGCACGGTGACCTACGCGTACGACGCGGCGAACGTGCTTTGGGCGATGACGTACCCGCATGGGTCCGGCACGGAAACCGACCGGTACAAGATCGACTCGCAGAGCCGACTCACCGACGCCTACACGGCAGCCGGCGCGAACGCGAGCAACACGACCAACGCGACGAACACGCAGCCGACATCGTTCCAGGGACACATCCACACCACGTACGACCAGGGCACAGGCCGTGAGAGCGAGGTCGTCGCCTCCACTGGCCAGGACGCGAATAAGGTGTTCGACACGACGTACTCCTACACGACCGCTTCGGGCGCATCCTCGAACCAGCTGCAAAGCGCCACCGACACCCTGACGGGGAAAGTCACCCACTACGGGTACGTCGATTCGAACGGCAACAGCACCACCCGTCTCACCGGCGTTACACAAACCGGGGGCACGGACGACGTCAACTGGGCGTACACCTACGACGCCGACGGGAACCGAACCGCCGCGACCGAGTCCGGGGCGGCGACGTTCAACCAGGCCCTGTCGTACAACGTGAACGACCAGATCGATTCCGCCGGGTACAGCTACGACGCAGCGGGCAACATGACCGCAGCACCCGGCGCGACGTACGCGTACAACGGAGCAGAGCAACTCACCTCCGAGACCCTGAACGGAACGACCACGAACTACACCTACGCGGGAGCAGCCCAGGACCAGCTGCTGACCGCCACGACCGGGTCGACGACCACGTCCTACACGTACGGGCAGTCCGGCATCGACACGTTCACCAGCAACGGATCGACCTCTCGAGTCCTCGCGAACCCGTCCGGACAGGTCTTGGACCTCACCGACGCGAACGGCGACACCGCAGCGTTCGTCGTCGACGGCATCGGCAACCAGGTCGGTGCACTCACCGACACCGGCAGCAACGCCTTCACCGTCAGCTACGACCCATACGGCACCGGCGACGTCACCACGGGCAGCACCAGCCCGTTCTGGACGCAGAACCCTTTCGGGTTCAAGGTCGGAGCACGAGCCAGCCAAACCCAGAACGCCATCGTCCGCTTCGGGCTCCGCTGGTACCTACCCACCACCGGTACCTGGACCCAACGCGACACTCTCGACGCGCCCCTCGACCCCAACAACGCAGACCGGTACGCCTACGCCGGCGACGACCCCACCAATGGCAGCGACCCTGCGGGCAACTCGTACACCTCTTATGGCTTGGACCTCTGCCTCGACGTCTGTCTTGGTCCCTCGCTGGACGTCTCCGACGACGGGGGACCCTGGGGATTTTCAACGAGCGTTGGAGCGGGGGAGGGATTCTCGGTCGGCACAGCCGAGCACTCCGGAGAGGTCGAACGCGGTGCTGAGACTGATTTCGAGTGCGAACTGGGCAACTACGGACTCGGTTACTCCAGCTCCGGAGGGTGGTCTGTGGGAGAGCAGTCTGATTACTCGGAAGAAGTCAAATGTTCCCTCGAACGAGACCTCACAGCAACCTTCTGA